Proteins from one Streptomyces roseifaciens genomic window:
- a CDS encoding SDR family oxidoreductase: protein MTVVITGATGFLGSRLLRALLAGGRPVAALGRDAAGLPLAARLENALRDCGADDSELARAGGLLTAVPVDLTRPGLGLEPAEHDRLAGEAEAVWHCAAALSLIGTVDTLTPVNVTGTRHLTELADRAPACSPFLYVSTAYVAGDDTPAGTDSPLGEAVTGYERTKRQAEGVVQEWAGRRGRTALVLRPSLLATDRPVPEGAAQQPLSILGAGLRDLVGQAPPLLRGLLLRRRAGVPRVRLRLVGDSASRLNIVPVEYAVDAMLRLARLPHPPGVTAYPVVHPVDTPAPVLVAAVGELLPGVELVLRPSVDRPNLVEQQVNPMLENFFGHNWRSRADDGTPLYDALPGLPPPAPVDGAYVRAALNVRIPLHS from the coding sequence GTGACCGTCGTGATCACCGGCGCCACGGGCTTCCTCGGCTCCCGGCTGCTGCGGGCGCTGCTGGCCGGCGGCAGGCCCGTGGCGGCCCTCGGCCGCGACGCCGCCGGCCTGCCCCTGGCCGCCCGGCTGGAGAACGCGCTGCGCGACTGCGGCGCCGACGACTCCGAACTGGCCCGGGCAGGCGGGCTGCTGACCGCCGTGCCCGTGGACCTGACCCGGCCCGGCCTGGGGCTGGAGCCCGCGGAGCACGACCGGCTCGCCGGGGAGGCCGAGGCCGTCTGGCACTGCGCCGCGGCCCTGTCCCTGATCGGCACCGTGGACACGCTCACGCCCGTCAACGTCACGGGCACCCGCCACCTCACCGAACTCGCCGACCGCGCCCCGGCCTGCTCCCCGTTCCTGTACGTCAGCACCGCCTACGTCGCCGGTGACGACACGCCGGCCGGCACGGACTCCCCTCTGGGCGAGGCCGTCACGGGCTACGAACGGACCAAGCGGCAGGCCGAGGGCGTCGTGCAGGAGTGGGCCGGCCGGCGGGGGCGCACGGCCCTCGTCCTGCGCCCGAGCCTCCTGGCCACCGACCGGCCCGTCCCCGAAGGCGCCGCCCAGCAGCCCCTGTCCATCCTCGGCGCGGGCCTGCGCGACCTCGTCGGGCAGGCCCCGCCGCTGCTGCGGGGCCTCCTGCTGCGCAGACGCGCCGGCGTGCCGCGCGTGCGCCTGCGACTGGTGGGCGACTCCGCCTCCCGCCTGAACATCGTCCCCGTCGAGTACGCCGTCGACGCCATGCTCCGTCTCGCGCGCCTGCCGCACCCGCCCGGCGTCACGGCCTACCCGGTGGTCCACCCCGTGGACACGCCCGCGCCGGTCCTGGTCGCGGCCGTCGGCGAGCTGCTGCCCGGCGTCGAGCTGGTCCTCCGGCCCTCGGTCGACCGCCCCAACCTCGTGGAGCAGCAGGTCAACCCGATGCTGGAGAACTTCTTCGGGCACAACTGGCGCAGCCGGGCCGACGACGGGACCCCGCTGTACGACGCCCTGCCCGGCCTGCCGCCGCCCGCCCCGGTCGACGGTGCCTACGTCCGGGCCGCCCTGAACGTCCGCATCCCCCTGCACAGCTGA
- a CDS encoding PadR family transcriptional regulator: MSLPHAILTALLEKPSSGLELARRFDRSIGYFWSATHQQIYRELGKLEEAGLIRALPSGAPARGQKKEYEVLPAGRDALTAWVSGTDDPRPVRDPLLLRLRAAAVVGTGGLEEELRRHLDLHRRQLAEYRAIEERDFPPERDGEEDRLRHAVLRGGIGLETFWTEWLAGTLTALGGPEEGERKDG, translated from the coding sequence ATGTCCCTCCCGCACGCGATCCTCACCGCGCTCCTCGAGAAGCCCTCCTCGGGACTGGAGCTCGCCCGCCGCTTCGACCGGTCGATCGGCTACTTCTGGTCCGCCACGCACCAGCAGATCTACCGGGAGCTGGGGAAGCTCGAAGAGGCCGGGCTGATCCGGGCCCTGCCCTCCGGCGCCCCCGCCCGCGGGCAGAAGAAGGAGTACGAGGTCCTGCCCGCGGGCCGCGACGCGCTCACCGCCTGGGTCTCCGGGACCGACGACCCCCGGCCCGTGCGCGACCCGCTCCTGCTGCGCCTGCGCGCGGCGGCCGTCGTGGGCACGGGCGGCCTGGAGGAGGAGCTGCGGCGCCACCTGGACCTGCACCGGCGCCAGCTCGCGGAGTACCGGGCGATCGAGGAGCGCGACTTCCCCCCGGAGCGCGACGGCGAGGAGGACCGGCTGCGCCACGCGGTGCTGCGCGGTGGCATCGGCCTGGAGACCTTCTGGACCGAGTGGCTCGCCGGCACCCTCACGGCGCTCGGGGGGCCGGAGGAGGGGGAGCGGAAGGACGGCTAG
- a CDS encoding DUF6114 domain-containing protein has product MLLIPRPALRGFPRPRPSGPPSAWRRWRRTRPFWAGALLVLAGAEIAAMPLAPLSVLLGLGLGGVAALGIGVALVAAGLFLWFLPHTHHYVGVHAVILSVLSFAVTNLGGFFAGMLLGIAGGAMGFAWTPRQPGPVAPQPEPQPEPQPEPEPELAPQPAPRPAEPPGGTGRPGGTVQPPKTLAVALPLVLLAAMGVPAPGPRPPAPGAVTVARTPPTVTTTRFAPSGFTLARVADVPTADGPRRAMVLSMRAASLADYRLRTRDGGGAELSLTADELRLGGQVTLYLTRLTGCVQGVLCLTFTPDRLPVPPVAPPLVFMTDVTAEQALVTSGTIAADGLGLRPSRPSAPPPPAPRAP; this is encoded by the coding sequence GTGCTTCTGATCCCGCGACCGGCCCTCCGGGGCTTCCCCCGGCCACGGCCGTCCGGGCCGCCGTCCGCCTGGCGGCGCTGGCGGCGGACCCGGCCGTTCTGGGCCGGGGCCCTGCTCGTCCTCGCCGGCGCCGAGATCGCCGCGATGCCGCTGGCGCCCCTGTCGGTGCTCCTCGGCCTGGGGCTCGGGGGCGTCGCCGCGCTCGGCATCGGCGTCGCGCTGGTCGCGGCGGGCCTCTTCCTGTGGTTCCTGCCGCACACCCACCACTACGTCGGCGTGCACGCGGTGATCCTGTCGGTGCTGTCCTTCGCCGTGACGAACCTGGGCGGGTTCTTCGCCGGCATGCTGCTGGGGATCGCGGGCGGGGCGATGGGCTTCGCGTGGACACCGCGGCAGCCGGGTCCGGTTGCGCCACAGCCGGAGCCACAGCCGGAGCCACAGCCGGAGCCGGAGCCGGAGCTCGCGCCACAGCCAGCGCCGAGGCCCGCGGAGCCCCCGGGCGGGACGGGAAGGCCGGGCGGGACGGTTCAGCCGCCGAAGACGCTGGCGGTGGCCCTCCCCCTGGTGCTCCTCGCGGCGATGGGCGTCCCCGCGCCCGGCCCCCGCCCGCCGGCCCCCGGCGCCGTGACCGTCGCGCGCACGCCGCCGACCGTGACCACGACCCGGTTCGCCCCGTCCGGCTTCACGCTCGCCCGCGTCGCCGACGTCCCGACGGCCGACGGCCCGCGCCGGGCCATGGTGCTGAGCATGCGGGCCGCGTCCCTGGCCGACTACCGGCTGCGGACGCGGGACGGGGGCGGCGCCGAACTCTCCCTGACCGCCGACGAGCTGAGGCTCGGCGGGCAGGTGACGCTGTACCTGACCCGGCTGACCGGCTGCGTCCAGGGCGTCCTGTGCCTCACCTTCACCCCGGACCGGCTGCCCGTGCCGCCGGTGGCGCCGCCGTTGGTCTTCATGACGGACGTCACCGCCGAGCAGGCGCTGGTCACCAGCGGCACCATCGCCGCCGACGGCCTGGGGCTGCGGCCTAGCCGTCCTTCCGCTCCCCCTCCTCCGGCCCCCCGAGCGCCGTGA
- a CDS encoding DUF6230 family protein, translated as MDHDNRRPPEGRTAWRKAAVIAVPALAAVAVMAVGMAEGVLASSFAVSGSAFQVSSGELSSNGLASFVEVDRSADGEGHPVALLGIGDATLSDICQSAQVPTPLGPVVFKLTAGGKAGAVRASNLVLDSEDLTGDATFGRVEIGRDASTLDTVPGVRGRPGQFGLQAAEVSVSGVRSHARSATGGDFKLKGLALNVSLDGKACF; from the coding sequence GTGGACCATGACAACCGCAGGCCCCCCGAAGGCAGGACGGCGTGGAGGAAGGCCGCGGTCATCGCCGTTCCGGCGCTGGCGGCCGTCGCGGTGATGGCGGTCGGGATGGCGGAGGGCGTCCTGGCGTCGTCGTTCGCCGTGTCCGGCTCGGCCTTCCAGGTGTCGTCGGGCGAGCTGTCGAGCAACGGCCTCGCGTCGTTCGTCGAGGTGGACCGCTCCGCGGACGGCGAGGGCCATCCGGTGGCGCTGCTGGGCATCGGTGACGCCACGCTCTCCGACATCTGCCAGTCCGCGCAGGTCCCGACGCCGCTGGGGCCGGTGGTGTTCAAGCTGACGGCCGGCGGGAAGGCCGGTGCCGTCAGGGCGAGCAACCTGGTCCTCGACAGCGAGGACCTGACCGGCGACGCCACCTTCGGCCGGGTGGAGATCGGCCGGGACGCCTCCACGCTGGACACCGTCCCCGGAGTGCGGGGCAGGCCCGGGCAGTTCGGGCTGCAGGCCGCGGAGGTCTCGGTGTCCGGGGTGCGGTCCCACGCCCGCTCCGCGACCGGGGGCGACTTCAAGCTCAAGGGGCTCGCGCTCAACGTGAGCCTGGACGGAAAGGCGTGCTTCTGA